The following are from one region of the Etheostoma spectabile isolate EspeVRDwgs_2016 chromosome 15, UIUC_Espe_1.0, whole genome shotgun sequence genome:
- the LOC116703327 gene encoding major intrinsically disordered Notch2-binding receptor 1, whose product MKGSPLYTDLRLTSLSDGKRGQPSWTIKEYERNSEKKGKQLTALDLQTQESLNPNNLEYWMENIYTPSFDSLLKRKEAEFRRAKVCKIGMLIAAATCTVILVIVVPICTMNM is encoded by the exons ATGAAAGGCAGCCCTCTGTACACTGACCTGAGGCTCACCAGCCTGTCAGATGGCAAGCGCGGCCAACCATCCTGGACCATCAAGGAGTATGAACGCAACtcagaaaagaaaggaaagcagCTCACAGCCCTGGACCTGCAG ACACAGGAGTCCCTAAACCCCAATAACCTGGAGTACTGGATGGAGAACATCTACACACCAAGCTTTGATTCACTGCTCAAAAGGAAAGAGGCAGAGTTCAGGAGGGCAAAGGTGTGTAAGATTGGCATGTTGATTGCAGCAGCTACCTGTACTGTGATCCTGGTCATCGTTGTTCCAATTTGCACCATGAACATGTGA